CCTCGGACGGTTACAGCCCCATCGACGAGCGCGAGGGCCGCAACCCCGCCTGGGACGCCCAGCGTTCTGCGGCCAACACCAACGACCTGCGGGGCAAGCTGCTCCGCATCTCGGTCAACGAGGACGGCACCTACGCCATCCCCGAGGGCAACCTCTTCGCGCCCGGCACGGCGCTCACCCGGCCGGAGATCTACGCCATGGGCTTCCGCAACCCCTTCCGGTTCGCGGTGGACAAGGAGACCGGCTGGGTGCACCTCGGTGACTACGGTCCCGACGCCGGTGCGCCGAACCCCGCGCGCGGGCCGGGCGGGCAGGTCGAGTTCAACCTCATCAAGGAGCCGGGCAACTACGGCTGGCCCTACTGCCACGGCGACAACGACGCCTACATCGACTACACCTTCCCGGCGCGTGGTGCTCCGGCCGGCACCCCGGGCGTCTCGGGCGCGCCGTTCGACTGCGCCAACCCGGTCAACGAGAGCCCGAACAACACGGGCCTGGAGCAGCTGCCCCCGGTCGTGCCGGCGTGGCTGCCCTACGACGGCGGCTCGGTGCCGGAGCTCGGCACCGGGAGCGAGGCGCCCATGGGCGGGCCCACCTACCGCTACGACCCGGAGCTCGAGTCGGACACGAAGTGGCCCGAGTACTGGGACGGCAAGACGCTCAATTACGAGTGGGGCCGCGACTGGATCCGCGAGTTCGTCATCGACGACGACGGGGGCCTGGTCGACATCATCCCGTCGCTGGACTGGCTGGCGCCCTCGAACCCGATGGCGCTGGAGTTCGGCCCGGACGGGTCGCTCTACATCCTCGACTACGGCAGCGGCGGGTTCTTCACCGGGGCGCCCGACTCGGCGGTCTACCGCGTCGACTACGTCGCCGGCAACCGCAACCCGGTGCCGAGCATCGTCACCTCGGCCACCAACGGCCAGGGGCCGCTCACGGTCGAGTTCGACGCCACGGGCTCCGTGGACCCCGACGGTGAGCCGCTGAGCTACGCCTGGGACTTCACCAACGACGGCACGATCGACTCCACCGAGCCGACCGCCAGCTTCACCTACACGGAGAACGGGCAGTACACCGCCCGCCTCACGGTGAGCGCCGGGGAGGGCGAGGACGTGCGGACCGGGACCGCGACGGTGAACATCATCGTCGGCAACACCGCGCCCGAGGTCACCCTCGAGATCCCGCGCAACGGAGGGATCTTCGACTTCGGTGACACGGTGCCCTTCCGGGTCACCGTCACCGACGCCGAGGACGGGGAGATCGACTGCTCCCGGGTCCGGGTGGAGTACGTCCTCGGCCACGACGACCACGGTCACCCGTTGTCCCGCGCGACCGGCTGCGAGGGGGTCATCACGACTCCCGCGGACAACGGTCACGGCCTGGACGCGAACATCTTCGGTGTCATCAACGCGTCGTACACCGACCTCGGCGCCGAGGGCCTGCCGGCCCTCAGCGGGAGCGACGAGGCGGTGCTCCGGCTGCGTCACCAGCAGGCGGAGTTCTATACCGACTCCGAGGGCGTCAACGTCTTCACCAAGGTCGGCTCCCGCGGCGGCAAGCAGGTGGGCGACATCCACAACGGTGACTGGATCGCCTTCGAGCCGATGGACCTCACGGGCATCGACGAGATCTCCTTCCGGTACAGCTCCGCCGGAGCGGGTGGCACCGTCGAGGTGCGCAAGGGCGCCGTCGACGGCCCGCTCATGGCGACCGTCCCGGTGGGCTCCACCGGCGGCTGGGAGACATGGGCCGACACGGAGACCGTCGCGGTGACCCCCGTCGGGGGCCCGGAGCCGGTGTACTTCGTGTTCGTCAACGGTGCGGCGGGCGCCGGCACGGCGCTCTTCGACATCGACGAGATCCAGTTCCACGGCCCGGGAGCATCCCAGCCCGGCCCGGACCCCGATCCCGACCCGGTGTGCGAGGACCCCGACGCCGACATCACCGTCAGTGACGAGTTCGACGGCACCGAGCTCGACCCGTGCCGCTGGGAGGTCATCGACCGCAACGCCGACCTGCTCGAGGTCAGCGACGGCGCCGTGCGCCTCACGACGACGAACAACGACATCTACGGCACCGACAACTCCGTCGTCCCGAACATCCTGCGCTCCGCGCAGGAGACGGGCGACGAGTGGACGGTCGAGACGTCGTTCTCCGGCGGGCTGCCGAGCATGTACCAGCAGGGTGGCCTCATCGTCTACGGCGACGCGGACAACTACGTCAAGCTCGACGCGGTGTCGGCGGGAGCCGACGCGTTCCGCGTGGAGCTGCGCAGCGAGGTCGGCGGGGTCATCCAGGACCCGCAGCAGGACCTCAACGACCTCGTCCTGCCCGAGGGTGGGGCCTACCACCTGCGCCTCACCCGGGACGGGAACACCTTCACCGGTGCCTTCTCGTACGACGGCGAGGAGTGGATGGACCTGCCCAGCGCGGTGGCGAACGCCGCTGTCGGGGACGCCGCCCCGGGTCTCTTCGCGCTCGGTGCTCAGCAGACCGCGCCGACCACGCTCGCCTTCGACTACTTCCACCTCGTGGGTGAGGACCCGGGCGGACCCGGGGAGCCGGTCACCGTCCCCGTGGAGAAGGTCTCCATCGGGATGTACAGCCTGATCCCGTGGGTGCAGGAGGAGGGGGTGGCCGCGGTCATGGAGCGGCTGGCCGAGATCGGCTTCGAGAACATCGAGCCGTTCGGCGGGACGTTCTCCGGGTACACCGCGGAGGAGTTCCGGGCCCTGGCCGACGACCTCGGCCTGCGGATCCCCTCCTCGCACTACAACACCGACGAGGCGACGTTCGACGAGACGCTGGAGTTCGTGGGCACCCTGGGCCAGGAGTATGTGGGCTCGGGCGGGTTCGCGGCTCCGGGCATCTCGACGTACGAGAACACCCTCGCGACCGCGGCGGCGATGAACCGTCTCGGCGAGGCCGCGGTCGAGGCCGGGTTCGAGAAGTTCTTCGGCCACAACCACGCCACGGAGTTCACCACCACCTACGAGCACGAGGGTGAGGTCATGTCGGCGTGGGAGATCCTCGTCGCGGAGACCAACCCCGAGTGGGTGACCTTCCAGGTCGACGTGGCGTGGGCGACGCACGGCGGCGTCGACGTCCCGGCACTGCTCGAGGAGTATGGGGACCGGATCGAGCTGCTCCACATCAAGGACGCCACGAACCTCGGTGGTGCGGGCGGCCCGACCTTCACCAACCTCGGTGAGGGGGACGTGCCGCTGCAGGAGATCCTCGCCGCGGCGCAGGAGCACGCTGACATCGCGTACTACGTCATGGAGTACGACGTGGCACCGGAGGGTGAGGAGTTCGCCAGGACCGGGTTCGAGTACCTCACCGGCCTGCCGGCCGGCGAGCCCGAGCCGCCGACCTGCGAGCCGGTCGACGTGGAGGACGGCTACACGGCGCTGTTCGACGGGACCCAGGCGAGCCTGGACGAGTGGAGCATGGCCGGTCCGGGCAGCTTCGAGCTGCAGGAGGACTGCTCCGCCCTCTCCGTGGGTGGGATGGGCCTCATGTGGTACCCGGAGGAGTTCGAGTCCTACAGCCTGCGGCTGGACTGGAAGATGAGTGGGGACGACAA
The sequence above is a segment of the Georgenia faecalis genome. Coding sequences within it:
- a CDS encoding ThuA domain-containing protein, with the protein product MAAALTGTLLVPMAMGAAQAATPIQPATLRPAVQVPDPDEPGDGSFDALVFSKTAGFRHSSIPAGIAAIDALGEENGFTVTATEDAGAFTPENLEQYEVVIWLSTTGDVLNETQQAAFEQYVQGGGGYAGIHAASDTEYDWEWYGELVGAYFESHPPGTPAATVDVADRVHPSTAHLPFEWDRTDEWYTYQDSPRGDVHVLASLDETSYDVGTHAMGTDHPIAWCQNFDGGRSWYTGGGHTDASFAEPAFLEHILGGIQTAAGVVDADCAATVADSFEKVTLVIGEENVGEPMALAVLPNGDVLHSARDGRLFYTTADAESGVAGTIPVYNHDEDGLQGIAVDANFAENRWVYAYYAPPLNTPPGDAPEWGTAADFAPFDGYNQLSRFKLTEEGTLDLASEQRILQVEADRGTCCHAGGEIDFDAEGNLWLSTGDDTNPFASDGYSPIDEREGRNPAWDAQRSAANTNDLRGKLLRISVNEDGTYAIPEGNLFAPGTALTRPEIYAMGFRNPFRFAVDKETGWVHLGDYGPDAGAPNPARGPGGQVEFNLIKEPGNYGWPYCHGDNDAYIDYTFPARGAPAGTPGVSGAPFDCANPVNESPNNTGLEQLPPVVPAWLPYDGGSVPELGTGSEAPMGGPTYRYDPELESDTKWPEYWDGKTLNYEWGRDWIREFVIDDDGGLVDIIPSLDWLAPSNPMALEFGPDGSLYILDYGSGGFFTGAPDSAVYRVDYVAGNRNPVPSIVTSATNGQGPLTVEFDATGSVDPDGEPLSYAWDFTNDGTIDSTEPTASFTYTENGQYTARLTVSAGEGEDVRTGTATVNIIVGNTAPEVTLEIPRNGGIFDFGDTVPFRVTVTDAEDGEIDCSRVRVEYVLGHDDHGHPLSRATGCEGVITTPADNGHGLDANIFGVINASYTDLGAEGLPALSGSDEAVLRLRHQQAEFYTDSEGVNVFTKVGSRGGKQVGDIHNGDWIAFEPMDLTGIDEISFRYSSAGAGGTVEVRKGAVDGPLMATVPVGSTGGWETWADTETVAVTPVGGPEPVYFVFVNGAAGAGTALFDIDEIQFHGPGASQPGPDPDPDPVCEDPDADITVSDEFDGTELDPCRWEVIDRNADLLEVSDGAVRLTTTNNDIYGTDNSVVPNILRSAQETGDEWTVETSFSGGLPSMYQQGGLIVYGDADNYVKLDAVSAGADAFRVELRSEVGGVIQDPQQDLNDLVLPEGGAYHLRLTRDGNTFTGAFSYDGEEWMDLPSAVANAAVGDAAPGLFALGAQQTAPTTLAFDYFHLVGEDPGGPGEPVTVPVEKVSIGMYSLIPWVQEEGVAAVMERLAEIGFENIEPFGGTFSGYTAEEFRALADDLGLRIPSSHYNTDEATFDETLEFVGTLGQEYVGSGGFAAPGISTYENTLATAAAMNRLGEAAVEAGFEKFFGHNHATEFTTTYEHEGEVMSAWEILVAETNPEWVTFQVDVAWATHGGVDVPALLEEYGDRIELLHIKDATNLGGAGGPTFTNLGEGDVPLQEILAAAQEHADIAYYVMEYDVAPEGEEFARTGFEYLTGLPAGEPEPPTCEPVDVEDGYTALFDGTQASLDEWSMAGPGSFELQEDCSALSVGGMGLMWYPEEFESYSLRLDWKMSGDDNSGVFVGFPHPGDDPWVAVEEGYEIQIDATDEDDRTTGAIYTFQSADLDARDEALNPPGEWNAYEIVVDDPMIRVYLNGVLVNEFTSTDPDRDLSESFIGLQNHGADDEVAFRNVRIAELGEPGQPGEPGEPGEPGQPGQPGEPGQPGQPGQPGEPGQPGEPGEPGAPGQPGAPGQPGAPGHPGAPGADGDGGGAGGGGDSPRPGRPGGLPNTGVELSLLGGALLLAVAGAVALRMRRATLGS